Proteins from a single region of Granulicella tundricola MP5ACTX9:
- a CDS encoding acetamidase/formamidase family protein has product MRMQWMAAVLMTVTGVLPCAARAAETEGKWVAEVSGVTLLEPVYARVSLERSGDTLTGMWGSETVKGTIKGSAVTIMLTGNDGEGGSLTGKIVADAGEGAGTMTGLGRRPGSAGGGRAPVPQEISWKLTRELVPPAKPREVNYEPTTFQAYYYAGNKPGIHIFPGDIVHTWAPDSGGTDKTLKRVALGGDPNIGPIYVEGALPGDTLVVHLIKIAPNRPTAQQGSRLMQYSVMPAYSLAAKYDQRFNGEYQLDNATGIATLTAPTPALKNFKVQMKPMLGCISVAPPGMEAFGGTHLGPYGGNLDYNGVVSGATMYFPVSHPGALFGFGDGHAAMGDGEVTQTGLETSMAVDFSVEVIKGYQTAQVREEDPEYIISFGVAGSLQEALKVSTAQLATWIKHDYGLTDSEVALFLGAEMKYEVTELVDPEFDVVSKVPKSALAMLVSQNKQ; this is encoded by the coding sequence ATGCGGATGCAATGGATGGCGGCTGTACTGATGACGGTGACGGGTGTGCTGCCTTGTGCGGCCAGGGCGGCGGAGACGGAGGGCAAGTGGGTTGCGGAGGTTTCTGGCGTGACTCTGCTGGAGCCTGTGTATGCGCGTGTTTCGCTGGAACGCTCAGGCGATACGCTGACGGGCATGTGGGGCAGTGAGACGGTCAAAGGCACAATCAAAGGCTCGGCGGTCACGATTATGCTGACCGGCAATGATGGCGAAGGGGGTAGCCTTACGGGCAAGATTGTAGCGGACGCCGGGGAGGGGGCTGGGACCATGACAGGGCTGGGGCGGAGGCCGGGAAGTGCGGGCGGAGGACGTGCTCCGGTGCCGCAGGAGATCAGTTGGAAGCTGACGCGGGAGCTTGTGCCTCCGGCCAAGCCGCGTGAGGTGAACTATGAGCCTACGACGTTCCAGGCTTACTACTATGCGGGGAACAAGCCGGGGATCCATATCTTTCCGGGGGACATCGTGCATACGTGGGCTCCGGACTCCGGGGGGACGGATAAGACTTTGAAGCGGGTGGCGCTGGGGGGCGACCCGAACATCGGGCCGATCTATGTGGAGGGTGCACTGCCGGGGGATACGCTGGTGGTGCACCTGATCAAGATTGCGCCGAACCGGCCGACGGCACAGCAGGGGAGCCGGCTTATGCAGTACTCGGTGATGCCTGCTTACAGTCTGGCGGCCAAGTATGATCAGCGGTTCAATGGGGAGTATCAACTGGACAATGCGACGGGTATCGCGACGTTGACTGCTCCTACGCCTGCGCTCAAGAACTTCAAGGTGCAGATGAAGCCGATGCTGGGATGCATCTCCGTCGCACCCCCGGGTATGGAGGCGTTTGGGGGGACGCACCTGGGGCCGTATGGGGGCAACCTGGACTATAACGGGGTGGTGTCCGGGGCGACGATGTACTTCCCGGTGTCGCATCCGGGGGCGCTGTTCGGGTTTGGGGATGGTCATGCAGCGATGGGGGATGGGGAGGTGACGCAGACGGGGCTGGAGACGTCGATGGCGGTGGATTTCAGCGTGGAGGTGATCAAGGGGTACCAGACGGCTCAGGTGCGGGAGGAGGATCCCGAGTACATCATCTCGTTTGGTGTGGCGGGATCGCTGCAGGAGGCGCTGAAGGTGTCTACGGCGCAGTTGGCGACTTGGATCAAGCACGACTACGGTCTGACCGACAGCGAGGTCGCGCTGTTCCTGGGGGCGGAGATGAAGTACGAGGTGACGGAGCTGGTGGACCCGGAGTTCGACGTGGTGTCCAAGGTGCCGAAGAGCGCTTTGGCGATGCTGGTGTCGCAGAATAAGCAGTAA
- a CDS encoding TonB-dependent receptor yields the protein MFQTASGQTSTTGAIRGTVTDPQGAVIAGGIVTIKSQGTDAVRTALTDKGGQYTVGLLPPGMYTVTITAPGFKTEDPGSITVTVTETARVDAKLEVGSQSDTVEVSTATPALQMENATLGTVVDGDVINQLPLTNRNYTQVLTLSAGITGDLNNAATLGKGTPDVYVNGASNISNNFHMDGADINNFGSGRAGDFVQQAGIPIPNPDALEEFKIQTANYDAGFGRDAGANVDVVTKSGTNSFHGSLWEFLRNDVLNANDTFLKINGQKRPDMKQNQFGGTLGGPILKDKLFFFGTYQNTRQINGLSSTSLQTISLFPITNDRSAAAIGAAACPANAGPTPLAQTRWHPYVGGTYTGGVNVACNGSNINPVALNLLNQKLPNGTYLIPTPQRLLTDSNGNPIGQSTFSIPSTYFETQYMINTDYTISPKNTLSERYFYANYPEDQPLGTAGDTPGNGVSTVFNDQIGLLKLTSALTPHLLNEALVAYIRSSGHLQTESTLTASQIGMTAPSDPTYPLYPVTSVTGYFNLGGGGNDESSSVVNTFEIDDQISLTHGKQSIRAGFIGEKNQFDFNDPEQKRGSLNFSTFQDFILGQSAAQNGTNYSNVNTAGSQQGSYYKGYRGTDLAMFLQDDVKLRPNLTVNAGIRWELNSNVSFGHGEESSFWPSLVTRFQPLPAAGTLNGFIVPNNYQLPLPAGLTKIGSRSLTKNDIPLHNFGPRLGFAWQPYGAAATTVLRGGVGMFFTLPNGNSVLQTLGGQPFVSSASLSNAVDQASTFQTPYTATLTPGVWQVLSPTAVPRTVTAVAENSDSPLTVQYNLEVEQQLPEKLVLEVGYVGTRGTRLAEGRNINAAALASPTNPINGVTTNSTLSSNVQARVPYQGFSPTGVTLIETYGFSNYSSLQTTVKRQVSRGIYVQGAYTWSKAMTSVYGGDGTNGVFEGGSGNSNDPNNRYARYGLAGFDRTNRFVVAYTYLFPSWQKGNWFERAATSGWRVNGTSTFQGGKPLTITDSRNGTAYGETDSRAQFLPGMGNRNIVNKGGGTMLNRVKSNTYLNAGSAVFGLAPAVASAALNGTVNALDYGNSSVSAARGPGNDNWDMAVVKETRVGGIRENATLDFRTEFFNVWNHPEYSAPATAVSAASYGQITSSAGSPRLIQFALKYQF from the coding sequence TTGTTTCAAACGGCAAGTGGTCAGACTTCTACGACCGGTGCGATTCGCGGCACGGTGACCGACCCGCAGGGCGCGGTGATTGCGGGCGGAATTGTGACGATCAAGTCGCAGGGGACTGACGCGGTGCGGACAGCCCTGACGGACAAGGGCGGGCAGTACACGGTTGGGCTTTTGCCTCCGGGAATGTACACGGTGACGATTACGGCTCCGGGCTTCAAGACGGAAGATCCGGGGTCGATCACGGTGACGGTGACCGAGACGGCGCGTGTGGACGCGAAGCTGGAAGTCGGGAGCCAAAGCGACACGGTGGAGGTGAGCACGGCGACGCCGGCGCTGCAGATGGAGAACGCGACGCTGGGTACGGTGGTGGACGGCGACGTGATCAACCAGTTGCCGCTGACGAACCGGAACTACACGCAGGTGCTGACGCTCTCGGCTGGTATCACGGGCGACCTGAACAACGCGGCGACGCTGGGTAAAGGCACGCCGGACGTGTATGTGAACGGCGCGAGCAATATCAGCAACAACTTCCACATGGACGGCGCGGACATCAACAACTTTGGGTCCGGGCGCGCGGGCGACTTTGTGCAGCAGGCGGGAATTCCGATTCCGAACCCGGATGCGCTGGAGGAGTTCAAGATCCAGACGGCGAACTACGATGCCGGCTTTGGACGTGATGCGGGCGCGAACGTGGACGTGGTCACGAAGAGTGGGACGAACAGTTTTCATGGCTCACTGTGGGAGTTTTTGCGGAACGACGTTCTGAATGCGAACGATACGTTTCTGAAGATCAATGGGCAGAAGCGTCCGGATATGAAGCAGAACCAATTCGGCGGAACGCTTGGCGGACCGATCCTGAAGGATAAGCTGTTTTTCTTTGGTACGTATCAGAACACGCGGCAGATCAACGGGTTGAGCTCGACGTCGTTGCAGACGATCAGTTTGTTTCCGATCACGAACGACCGGAGCGCAGCTGCGATCGGTGCGGCTGCTTGCCCCGCTAATGCGGGTCCAACCCCACTGGCGCAGACGCGGTGGCACCCCTACGTGGGCGGAACCTATACGGGCGGCGTGAATGTGGCGTGCAACGGATCGAACATCAACCCGGTGGCGTTGAATCTGCTCAACCAGAAGCTGCCGAATGGCACTTACCTGATTCCAACTCCGCAGCGGCTGCTGACGGACTCGAATGGCAATCCGATTGGGCAGTCCACGTTCAGCATTCCCTCAACGTACTTCGAGACGCAGTACATGATCAACACGGACTATACGATCTCACCGAAGAACACTTTGTCCGAGCGTTACTTCTATGCGAACTATCCTGAGGACCAGCCGTTGGGCACCGCGGGCGATACGCCTGGGAACGGTGTTTCGACCGTCTTCAACGACCAGATTGGTTTGCTGAAGCTGACCTCCGCACTGACCCCACACCTGCTGAACGAGGCGCTGGTGGCTTATATCCGCAGCAGCGGTCATCTTCAGACCGAGTCCACGCTGACGGCGAGCCAGATCGGCATGACGGCTCCGAGCGACCCGACCTATCCGTTGTATCCGGTTACGTCTGTTACGGGTTACTTCAACCTGGGGGGCGGCGGCAACGATGAGTCGTCGTCCGTGGTGAACACGTTTGAGATCGACGACCAGATCTCCCTGACGCATGGCAAGCAGAGCATACGGGCGGGGTTCATTGGAGAGAAGAATCAGTTCGACTTCAATGACCCGGAGCAGAAGCGCGGCAGCTTGAACTTTTCCACGTTCCAGGACTTTATCCTGGGGCAGAGCGCGGCACAGAACGGGACGAACTACAGCAATGTGAACACGGCCGGGAGTCAGCAGGGCAGCTATTACAAGGGCTATCGCGGAACGGATCTGGCGATGTTCCTGCAGGACGACGTCAAGCTGCGACCGAACCTGACGGTGAACGCGGGTATCCGGTGGGAGCTGAACAGCAACGTCAGCTTTGGGCATGGAGAAGAGAGCAGCTTCTGGCCTTCGCTGGTGACACGGTTCCAGCCGCTGCCGGCAGCGGGTACGCTGAACGGCTTCATCGTCCCGAACAACTATCAACTGCCTCTGCCTGCTGGACTGACGAAGATCGGCAGCCGGAGTCTTACGAAGAACGATATTCCGCTACATAACTTTGGGCCTCGCCTGGGCTTTGCCTGGCAGCCTTACGGCGCCGCCGCGACGACCGTCTTGCGCGGCGGCGTGGGCATGTTCTTTACTCTGCCGAATGGTAACTCCGTTCTGCAGACGTTGGGCGGCCAGCCGTTTGTCAGCTCCGCGAGCTTGTCCAATGCGGTGGATCAGGCGTCTACGTTCCAGACGCCGTATACCGCGACGCTCACTCCCGGCGTGTGGCAGGTGCTTTCACCAACCGCAGTTCCGAGAACGGTGACTGCCGTCGCGGAGAACAGCGATTCTCCGCTGACGGTGCAGTACAACCTGGAGGTTGAGCAGCAATTGCCGGAGAAGCTTGTGCTGGAAGTGGGCTATGTGGGAACGCGCGGCACACGTCTTGCTGAAGGCCGGAATATCAACGCCGCGGCGCTGGCGAGCCCGACCAATCCGATCAATGGGGTCACGACGAACTCGACGCTATCGTCCAATGTTCAGGCGCGCGTTCCTTACCAAGGCTTCTCACCGACGGGCGTGACGTTGATCGAGACGTATGGATTTTCCAACTACAGCAGCTTGCAGACGACCGTGAAGCGCCAGGTGAGCCGAGGGATTTACGTTCAGGGGGCGTACACCTGGAGCAAGGCCATGACAAGCGTCTATGGCGGCGACGGGACCAATGGCGTGTTCGAAGGCGGCAGCGGTAACAGCAACGATCCGAACAACCGGTATGCGCGATATGGGCTGGCGGGATTCGACCGAACGAACCGCTTTGTGGTGGCTTACACGTATCTGTTTCCAAGCTGGCAGAAGGGTAACTGGTTTGAGCGTGCGGCGACCAGCGGATGGCGGGTGAATGGGACGTCGACGTTCCAGGGCGGCAAGCCGTTGACGATTACGGACAGCCGTAACGGGACGGCTTACGGCGAGACCGACAGCCGGGCGCAGTTCCTTCCGGGTATGGGGAATCGCAATATCGTCAACAAGGGCGGGGGGACGATGCTGAACCGAGTCAAGAGCAATACCTATCTAAATGCGGGTTCGGCTGTGTTCGGACTGGCACCGGCGGTTGCGAGTGCGGCTTTGAACGGGACTGTGAACGCACTTGACTACGGCAACAGCTCCGTGAGCGCGGCGCGTGGACCAGGAAACGACAACTGGGATATGGCGGTGGTGAAGGAGACGAGGGTTGGGGGGATTCGCGAGAATGCGACGTTGGACTTCCGGACGGAGTTCTTCAACGTGTGGAATCACCCGGAGTACTCGGCTCCTGCGACGGCCGTGAGCGCTGCAAGCTATGGGCAGATCACGAGTTCTGCAGGGTCACCACGGCTGATTCAGTTTGCGCTGAAGTATCAGTTCTAG
- a CDS encoding PAS domain-containing sensor histidine kinase — translation MNDHEVYEISTSFPFGRMDASTSATYLRALIGNSPIAIIALDAQHRYTMCNPAFERLFQYTSKELFSEDLDYLIAGPEMMEEARDLSRRVLQGDKVHTVTQRRRRDGMIVDVELYGIPLVVDGELAGVYGLYQDVTERNKAQTAFRAISDQMDNLQQEERRRIARDLHDSTSQELTVLNWNLARLNALVTDKDEALQRLVQETREIASQCSARIRSASYLLHPPLLGEGGLTRALPWLVEGFEQRSGIQVGLEMSANLGRFRDGVEIAIFRVVQESLTNVLRHSGSAVVQIALRCDEDWLLLSISDEGAEQGGPAVSHEKRMYGVGVSGMRERVEKLGGCFSIDGTKGGTTVMVTIPRNMGVHG, via the coding sequence ATGAACGATCATGAAGTCTACGAAATTTCTACCTCATTTCCATTTGGGCGGATGGATGCAAGTACATCCGCTACGTATCTGAGGGCGTTGATCGGGAATAGCCCGATCGCGATCATTGCGCTGGATGCGCAGCATCGATACACGATGTGCAACCCTGCGTTTGAGCGGTTGTTCCAGTACACATCGAAGGAACTGTTCTCAGAGGATCTGGACTACCTGATTGCAGGGCCGGAGATGATGGAGGAGGCGCGCGACCTGAGCCGGCGGGTGCTACAAGGCGATAAGGTGCATACCGTGACGCAGCGGCGGCGGCGGGATGGAATGATCGTGGATGTTGAGTTGTACGGGATTCCGCTGGTGGTGGATGGCGAGTTGGCGGGTGTATACGGGCTTTACCAAGATGTGACCGAACGCAACAAGGCGCAGACGGCGTTCCGTGCGATCTCCGATCAGATGGATAACCTGCAGCAGGAGGAACGGCGCAGGATTGCGCGGGATCTGCATGATTCGACGTCGCAGGAGCTGACGGTGTTGAACTGGAACCTGGCCAGGCTGAATGCGCTGGTGACGGATAAGGATGAGGCGCTGCAGAGGCTGGTGCAGGAGACGCGGGAGATTGCGTCGCAGTGTTCTGCCCGGATACGGAGTGCGTCTTACCTGCTGCATCCGCCGCTATTGGGGGAGGGTGGGTTGACGCGGGCGCTGCCCTGGCTTGTGGAGGGTTTCGAGCAGAGGAGCGGGATTCAGGTGGGCCTGGAGATGAGCGCGAACCTGGGACGGTTTCGGGATGGGGTGGAGATTGCAATCTTCCGGGTGGTGCAGGAGAGTCTGACGAATGTGCTGCGGCACTCGGGCAGCGCGGTGGTGCAGATTGCGCTGCGCTGCGATGAGGACTGGCTGCTGCTTTCAATCAGTGACGAAGGGGCGGAGCAGGGAGGGCCGGCGGTGTCGCATGAAAAGCGGATGTATGGCGTGGGGGTGAGTGGGATGCGAGAGCGGGTGGAGAAGCTTGGTGGATGCTTCAGCATCGATGGGACGAAGGGCGGGACGACGGTGATGGTGACGATTCCGCGGAATATGGGTGTGCATGGCTGA
- a CDS encoding response regulator: MAELRIMIADDHDLIRRGLRTLLGTRSGWTVVGEASNGVDAVTMAASLMPDIAILDFSMPGLTGPEAAARMRVCAPRTKVLVLTMHDSEEVLREVLQAGAKGFMLKSDADRDLLMAVQRISESDEIFVSERAVSLRGGPLNVSGAGKASLAQLTVREREVMRLLADGMTSKEAAARLCISTRTVESHRINISRKMSFGSVADLVRYAIRNGIAAQC, encoded by the coding sequence ATGGCTGAGCTACGGATTATGATTGCGGACGATCACGACCTGATCCGCCGAGGACTACGGACGCTGCTGGGAACTCGGAGCGGATGGACGGTTGTGGGCGAGGCTTCCAATGGCGTGGACGCGGTGACGATGGCTGCGAGCCTGATGCCGGATATTGCGATTCTGGATTTCTCCATGCCGGGGCTGACCGGGCCGGAGGCTGCTGCTCGCATGCGGGTCTGTGCGCCGCGAACGAAGGTGCTGGTGCTGACGATGCATGACTCCGAAGAGGTGCTGCGGGAGGTGCTGCAGGCTGGCGCTAAGGGGTTCATGCTGAAGAGCGACGCGGATCGTGACTTGTTGATGGCTGTGCAACGGATCTCGGAGAGTGATGAGATTTTTGTGAGTGAGCGGGCGGTATCGCTTCGTGGGGGGCCGCTGAATGTAAGTGGGGCGGGGAAGGCTAGTCTGGCGCAGTTGACGGTGCGCGAGCGCGAGGTGATGCGGCTGCTGGCAGATGGAATGACGAGCAAAGAGGCGGCGGCGCGGCTTTGCATCAGCACGCGGACGGTGGAGTCGCACCGGATCAATATCAGCCGGAAGATGAGCTTTGGGTCTGTGGCGGATCTGGTGCGGTATGCGATTCGCAATGGGATTGCGGCGCAGTGCTAG
- a CDS encoding DUF4450 domain-containing protein translates to MSMPSLWTRRRFLSHSSASALLAAHHPSLLAGQAARPQSAATSPEEIAGSVRGLMHGKTERPLRYRPEQGGFTIRNSSEFFNRPLYGQNIAFRVDAGDLPEFSLYMPGHGGNLRLGFTARGTAKWLSQADEIVATYHAGRMSYTINDAALGSNQLRLDVVTAAQGPGLHIRVQSTLAKDEVQMLYAFAGASGRKGKRGGDIGCESEPVSQFFQVRPMECAGNNYTIEGHTARLTSKAVNLSFDFPPGTTALIGDASRWNDGWQALADSAASGPALPALLASVKLSATPLHLRINGDVTIDAEEAYVRRCAQLDAVASRVSLQTPDPFINAIGPAVGIAGDALWDEAQHCVMHGAVAWRNPLAGWRGPYVLDALGWHDRFIQHARHWIAKQNIAPVTTAVPAIGQPDPGSHLSRTENLLHSNGDLSHNHYDMNLVFFDALLRHLQWTADLAFAAEIWPALERHLAWEQRLFRRLYDGLPLYEAYACIWASDNLQYNGGGATHSTAYNLFANRMAAQIAAMIQKDPAPYEREATLIQKAMQTHLWIGSQGTYAESKDLLGPQAVYTSPALWSVYHAIDSRAATPRQSWQMAVERLSAIRSVPVSGLSVPPGGTMLSCSDWLPYEWSLNLLLLAENMHMALALWQTGMVDEAYSLFKGNLLDSMFQGLCPGNFHMTSQLDAHRQEAQRDFGDPIGITARALIEGLFGVQPDLLHNTLHITPGFPSDWNNASLHHPDLDLAWTRTGNRESCEITSRLGRPVALSLKLRAPSTGQPRVSINGTPATGAFIAEAVGAPSLHIQAQAQTHWTVAIEWKGPAAAPRPAHRIVHRDDIVFPPSQIIDDPQRALNQGRATRPGTHTVFTQAGTPDCQWWMPHTFLVLDPSPAPATQPLGTSRPIDLTAHLNSSITEIFERDYASPRSPYCSLSIPQQGIGAWAAFDRRPSIDDTGLRSLNGELRIPYGPTFRTPGGAAPNCLYLSHWQQDKPTIRIPLKGSAKMLSLLLAGSTFPQCSRTDHAHVHVSYTDGTRSSLTLRNPENWWPIEQDYLIDDYLFVDETLPPTRVDLKTGKVRSLTQAQIQTQIQTQAKGNGGHIPGGAATVLHIPLDPSKTLSSLEITVHLYGIIVALLAATLISD, encoded by the coding sequence ATGAGTATGCCTTCACTCTGGACTCGTCGCCGCTTCCTGTCGCACAGCTCCGCCAGTGCGTTGCTGGCTGCTCATCATCCGAGCCTCCTCGCGGGTCAGGCTGCCAGGCCCCAATCCGCCGCAACCTCACCGGAAGAGATCGCCGGCAGCGTCCGTGGCCTGATGCATGGCAAAACTGAACGTCCACTCCGTTATCGCCCGGAACAAGGCGGCTTCACCATTCGCAACAGCTCGGAATTTTTCAACCGTCCGCTCTATGGCCAGAACATCGCCTTCCGTGTCGATGCAGGCGACCTGCCCGAGTTCTCGCTCTACATGCCGGGACACGGCGGCAATCTGCGCCTGGGCTTCACCGCCCGGGGGACGGCCAAGTGGCTCTCCCAGGCAGATGAGATCGTGGCGACCTACCATGCAGGTCGCATGTCGTACACCATCAACGATGCAGCCCTTGGTTCGAATCAACTCCGTCTCGACGTGGTCACCGCGGCTCAGGGCCCCGGTCTCCATATCCGCGTCCAGTCGACGCTCGCGAAGGATGAGGTGCAGATGCTCTACGCCTTCGCCGGTGCCAGCGGCCGTAAAGGCAAGCGCGGAGGAGACATCGGCTGCGAGTCCGAACCCGTCTCTCAGTTCTTCCAGGTTCGCCCCATGGAGTGCGCCGGTAACAACTACACCATCGAAGGACACACCGCGAGGCTCACGAGCAAGGCAGTCAACCTCTCCTTCGACTTCCCCCCAGGCACCACCGCCCTCATCGGCGATGCCAGCCGCTGGAACGACGGCTGGCAAGCACTCGCGGACTCCGCCGCCTCCGGCCCGGCACTTCCTGCCCTCCTGGCATCCGTCAAGCTAAGCGCAACGCCGCTGCACCTCCGCATCAATGGTGACGTGACCATTGATGCAGAGGAGGCTTACGTCCGGCGCTGCGCGCAACTTGATGCAGTCGCCTCACGCGTCTCCCTCCAGACCCCAGATCCCTTTATCAATGCCATAGGCCCGGCAGTAGGCATAGCAGGTGACGCACTCTGGGATGAAGCCCAACACTGCGTCATGCACGGCGCAGTCGCATGGCGAAACCCTCTCGCCGGCTGGCGTGGGCCATATGTCCTCGATGCCCTGGGATGGCATGACCGCTTTATCCAGCACGCCCGTCACTGGATCGCAAAACAGAACATCGCACCGGTCACGACAGCAGTTCCAGCAATCGGCCAGCCTGACCCCGGCTCCCATCTCAGCCGGACAGAAAATCTCCTGCACAGCAACGGCGATCTCTCTCACAACCACTACGACATGAACCTCGTCTTCTTCGACGCCCTGCTGCGCCACCTGCAGTGGACGGCTGACTTGGCGTTCGCAGCCGAGATCTGGCCGGCACTCGAGCGGCATCTCGCCTGGGAGCAGCGCCTCTTCCGTCGCCTCTACGATGGGCTTCCGCTATACGAGGCCTACGCCTGCATCTGGGCCTCAGACAACCTGCAATACAACGGCGGGGGTGCCACCCACAGCACGGCCTATAACCTCTTCGCCAATCGCATGGCCGCACAGATTGCCGCCATGATCCAGAAGGACCCAGCCCCTTACGAGCGCGAAGCCACCCTTATCCAGAAGGCGATGCAAACGCATCTTTGGATCGGCTCGCAAGGCACTTACGCCGAAAGCAAGGACCTGCTCGGACCCCAGGCCGTCTACACCTCCCCAGCGCTCTGGTCCGTATACCACGCCATCGATTCCCGCGCGGCCACTCCTCGTCAGTCATGGCAGATGGCCGTGGAGCGCCTCTCCGCCATTCGTTCCGTACCCGTATCCGGCCTGTCCGTTCCCCCCGGCGGAACCATGCTCTCCTGCTCCGATTGGCTGCCGTACGAGTGGAGCCTGAACCTGCTGCTGCTCGCGGAGAACATGCACATGGCGCTCGCGCTGTGGCAAACCGGAATGGTCGATGAGGCCTATAGCCTCTTCAAGGGAAACCTGCTCGACTCCATGTTTCAGGGTCTCTGCCCCGGCAACTTCCACATGACCTCACAACTCGACGCACACCGCCAGGAAGCCCAGCGAGACTTTGGCGACCCCATCGGCATCACAGCACGCGCCCTCATCGAAGGCCTCTTCGGCGTCCAGCCCGATCTCCTCCACAACACACTCCACATTACCCCCGGCTTCCCTTCGGATTGGAACAATGCGAGCCTTCACCACCCTGACCTGGACCTCGCGTGGACGCGCACAGGCAACCGTGAATCTTGCGAGATCACCTCCCGTCTGGGCCGTCCGGTCGCGCTTTCCCTAAAGCTGCGCGCGCCCAGCACTGGCCAACCCAGGGTCAGCATCAACGGCACTCCCGCAACCGGAGCCTTCATTGCCGAAGCGGTCGGCGCACCATCCCTGCACATTCAGGCTCAGGCCCAGACTCACTGGACCGTCGCCATCGAATGGAAAGGCCCTGCCGCAGCCCCGCGTCCCGCACACCGCATCGTTCACCGCGACGACATCGTCTTCCCTCCGTCCCAGATCATCGACGACCCACAGCGCGCACTGAATCAAGGTCGAGCCACCCGCCCCGGCACCCATACCGTCTTTACCCAGGCAGGCACCCCGGACTGCCAATGGTGGATGCCACACACCTTCCTTGTCCTGGACCCATCGCCAGCCCCGGCCACTCAACCTCTCGGCACCTCACGGCCCATCGACCTCACCGCTCACCTCAACTCCTCCATCACTGAAATCTTTGAACGCGACTACGCCTCACCCCGCTCACCCTACTGCTCCCTTTCAATCCCGCAGCAGGGCATCGGAGCATGGGCAGCCTTTGATCGCCGACCCTCGATCGACGACACCGGCCTCCGCTCTCTCAACGGCGAGCTCCGCATTCCATACGGTCCCACCTTTCGCACACCCGGCGGCGCAGCTCCAAACTGCCTCTACCTCTCCCACTGGCAGCAGGACAAGCCCACCATCCGCATCCCCCTGAAAGGTTCTGCCAAGATGCTTTCCCTCCTCTTGGCCGGAAGCACCTTCCCCCAATGCAGCCGTACGGATCACGCCCACGTCCATGTGTCTTATACGGACGGCACTCGCTCAAGCCTAACGCTTCGCAACCCGGAAAACTGGTGGCCCATCGAGCAGGACTACCTCATCGACGACTATCTCTTCGTGGACGAAACCCTCCCCCCCACCCGCGTCGATCTCAAGACCGGAAAAGTCCGCTCCCTCACCCAAGCTCAGATCCAAACTCAGATCCAAACTCAGGCAAAAGGCAACGGCGGCCACATCCCCGGCGGAGCGGCCACCGTCCTGCATATCCCACTCGACCCCTCCAAAACCCTGTCCAGTTTGGAGATCACCGTCCACCTCTACGGCATCATCGTCGCATTGCTGGCCGCAACTCTAATCAGCGATTAG